Sequence from the Camelus bactrianus isolate YW-2024 breed Bactrian camel chromosome 21, ASM4877302v1, whole genome shotgun sequence genome:
ATATTAgttaaacttattgtggtaatcatttcccaatatatgtaagtcagatcattatgctgtacaccttaaatttatcaGGTGCTATAAGTGGATTATATCTCAgtgaaactagaagaaaaaaaagaaaaaaaaatcactttgctcCTGGACTCCAACCTGGCTGCTCTCCCTCCATGTCCTTGCAACATGTTTTCCACCTTTTGTGTTTGTAtcagtgtgtgtgtttctgggtCCTTCACTTTCACTGAACTCTCAGACCCCAAGGGGGTCACCAGAAGAGTTGATGAGCAGCACTGGTGGGTAGAATGTGCCTCACCCCTGCCCTGGGTCCTATCTGCTGCCAGCCGCCTGAACCCAGGAGAGATGTGCCCAGCTCAGACCCTCTGCCTAGCCAGTGGGCTGGGAGGAGAAACAGGATCTCCCACGTCCGAGCCAAACCCATCTCAGGCCACAATTACCCGGTTTCAATTCCAGCTCTTGGTCAGGCACCATGTGTCCTCCACATTCCTGCATATAGCCACAGACTGCGTGGCTTGTGGAGCCAGTGGCAAAACAGCAAGATGTCTGCGGCTCTGCTGGGGGTGGAAAGGATGCCCATCATCTCTGTATTGTCCTTTTGGTACCTCGGCCTGTAGCCTCCAAGGTTTACTGATATCAAACGTGTGCCCTGGGAATGATGGGAGACTGTCACCCTTACCCAGAGGTGTGCTGGTAGACGCTTACAGCCTACTGTCCAGAAGTAAAGCCCTGGCTTGCAGTGTTTGCCAGGTTCCAAGGTGTAAACACCCCTAAGCCTGCCACTGTAGCCTCGCTACACACGGCTGGGAAGAGATGGGCAGCGGCACACCTGTTTCCACAGGTAGAAACCAGCAATGGAAGCAACCTCAGGAGCAGAGTGAAATGTGTGAAATGACTAGGAGGTCATATGTTTTGAGTAATTAGTGCCTTTGTCTTTAATGTAATTTATTGTAACTTTATATAGTTTTCAATAATGGCTATGTTTAACAACTGGCCCACAGATTTCCTGAAAATTTAAGTTACCTCTTACAAGCACACCACTGCTCTCACTCTGCACCTGTTTCAAAAAGCATTGTTTTGGGGGTAGGAATTGGGTCAGGAGGCCCGAGGCCCATGAGAAAGGGAGGACCCAGCTGTGActccctgggtggggtgggggcagtgcaTTGGGTTCCAGGCACCAACTCAAATCAGTTAAATGAACTCTcttggctgtttcctctgcctgctcTCTCAGGCCCTTCCCctccacaaattttttttttaattttattttttggtttttttgttcatttgtttgggggagggggcaggtaattatgtttatttacttgCTTGGAAGGAAAAGGGTACCTAACCCCTTCTTTGTCCAGGGGCCTACCAGCCTGAGAGGATCTGGGCCCATAGTAAAGCACAAGTGTGGGCTCCTCCTTGGCTCAAACACTTTTTGCAGGTCCCTTGCACATTGCTTCATCAGAGAggccttcacccccacccccaactcctaaAGATGATCTCCGTGATACACTCTCATCCCCATAGCCCCAGCCCTTTTCCTTCCAAGCATTCTCCACAGTAATCATCTCCACATGGAGTTCCACTTTCTACTGGAAGCTCCAGGAGGGCCGTGCTGGTCTCATTCACCCCGGGACACCCAGCACCTGCTGGTGACCAGCACATAGGAGGCACTCAGTATTTGTGGAGGGGAAGGGCCTGAGAgagcaggcagaggaaacagccaagAGAGTTCATTTAACTTATTTGAGTTTCTTTGTCCAAGAGGAGCAAGCCATTGGGGGTATATTGGGTACCCTTTGACCTTTCCAGCTACAAGGGGTGTTATCAGTGCCAGTGACAGGGACCTGATTTTAAATGGCTTGAACAATCAGAGAACTCCATTACCTCACTAACAAGAAGCCCAGAGGTAGGGTGGTTCTAGGTTGGTGTTTTCAGCAGCTTGATGATGTCCTCGGGGACCCTGgtcttttccctctttctgcttTGCCTCCTTAGGTTAGAAACTCTGCCCTCTGGCTAAGTCCCCCTTGGTTGCCGGGAGCTGGACCATCACCTGAATATAGTCATGCCCCACAGAAAGGACATCAGTTCCTTCCTGTGTGGCTCTTTTTGGAAGTAAGGGAACTTCTCCCAGAGGCCACATGCCCTGTCCTAATCCAGCCCTGCATGGGGACTGGGATGAAGAGGTTCTTAAAGTGGGGTGCCcagaacagcagcagcagcaccacctgGGAGCTCATTCAaaactggggggtggggtggggaggatggcaGCGATCTGAATTTTAATAAGCCCTCCTGGTGATTTGGTGCTTGGTCAGGTCAAGTTTAAGAACCATGGCTGGCCTCATTGTGACCCACCCTTACGGGGGAAACACCTGAACTCAGCTGGGGCTCTGCtgagaggaagtggggagactGGTGGGGCTGAGCCATTCTCAGTGCCGGGAGCTGCCCATGAGGCATTTCGTGTCCACTGCCTTTAACCAGAGCCATGAAGTAGACAAGGCTCAGAGCCCTGTGGGGAGAGGCCGGGCTGCCTTAACCCTCCCCACCTTCGCCTTCTGTCCTTCCCACCAGCTACCGGAGATTCACTGACTGTTACAAGCGCTTCTATCAGTTGCAGCCTGAGATGACCCAGCGGATCTATGACAAGTTTATAACTCAGTTGCAGACATCTATCCGGGTGAGTGGCAAGAAGCCCAGTGGGTGGTTGTTGTTGGCTCAGGTCCTGCCTCCAGATCCTCAGCCCCTTGAAGGCCGAGACCCTACCCTCATCCCCTGTCCACCCTCAGTCCATGGATCTGTCCTCCATGCCCTGCAGGCTGCAGTGGCAGTCATTCTTTCCCTCCAAACGATGTGGGTGTCTTGAATGCCCCTTCTCTCATTGTGCAGTGTGTAACTGTGTTCAGATGTTGTCTACCCCACCAGACCTTGTGAGCTTGGCAAGGACAGGCCCGGGTCTGACTTCTCTGTGTATCTCCAGTACCTGGTGTAGCCTGGCAAAGAGGAGGCATTTAACAGATTGTTGAATTTACTGGACTGCCTAGAGGGGATACAGAAAAGGACAGGAGTCCATTCATGTGTTTAAATATCTGTGATCTCTCTAGAGTTTCACTTCCACGCTGTCGCACTGCAGGATGGGCCTGGTTCAGCAGCAAAATGTCCGTGTGCTGTCAGCAAATGGTGCTCAGGCATGGGGGTAACAGCGGGGGTGGCAGCATTCAGAGATGATGGCAGGAGGAGAGGCCTGCTGCAGGCccttttcaaatgttttccattttatactttattttcttaattataaaagtCACATGTAGAAAACTTGGAATGTTTGTATAAAGACACAGGACCTAAATTAGCGAAAGTTTTACTAAGTGCTGTTAGCAGTTCAGCTTATGGAACAGTCTAGTATCATAATAGCTCTTTCCTCATTTCTCTTCAGGATGAAATCTCTGAAATCAAAGAGGAGGGGAACCTGGAAGCTGTCTTGAATGCACTGGATGTGATTGTGGAAGAAGGCAAAGACCGCAGGGAGCCGGCCTGGTGAGAAGGGCAATGCCTGCTCCCCACGGGAGGGCCGAGGGCGGGGAAAGAGGCAGCACTTCCGCATCTTGAAGGAGCGTCTATGGTGGACCCATATGCATGAGACTCTGGGCTCTCAGCCCCTGAGAGGACCTTGTGACAGGGACAGATGGAGAGGACCAACACCAAACAGTGACCCAAAACAGAGAAACAAGTGCATAGTCCCCTCTAGGGAGGAGAGCCAGGGGCAAGCCCATGTTGTCCAGGGGTATGAGGTGACTGGAATGAGGGAAATCTTCCCGGGGAGCTCATTTCAGGACCCATCTAGCCTGCAGGAGAGAGGGTAGGTAGTGTGAGACGAGGTAGAACAGCGAGGTGTGGAATCTTAGGTCGATTAGTCTGGCCTGAGCATctggtttttattcatttgttcattcaacaagtatttaggAGCACTTACTATACGCCCAATACTGTCTCAGATGCCAGAGATTCAGCAGTGAGTAAGACATGAAAGACTTGCTCTCCCAGGGCTGTGGTTTCAGTGAGCCGCTCTGCTGCCTGGCTCTCCTGTGCAGCGCGGAGCAAggggccctggggacaggagTGGAGAGTTGAGGCCACCGAGACCATAAGTGGCCTGagctcctgcctcctgccacccTTCCCTGCCTGAGTAGAATCCTGGGGCAGAGGGAGTAAAAACCTTTGTgcttttcaatttgttaatgCTTTGTGACCTTAGTAATGTAAGAGAACTAACTTTTGTaaccaaaaaagaatttttaaagaacctACAGTGGCTTCTAGCCCCCTGCCCATCAGAACTGACCCATCTCCTCACTCTGGACACTCAGAACCCTCTACAGTCTCACCTTCTCAGACCTgccttcccttttcttcccacCTTAGCCAGCAAGGGTCTCTCAGGGTCTGGGCCTGCTCTTGGGCCACCACTCCATCTGGGATGGCTCATCCcaccgccaccccacccccacccccagctcacaGTCAGATGGAGCAGATGCACCAGCAAGGCCCATGGTCACAAGGACAGAGACAGGAGCCAAAAAAGTCACCTGTAGGCCTGGAGCATGACAGCTGGGGGCACTGtatgtggggagaggaggaaggctaAGACACGGGCTGGTGAGAAAGGGAGAAGTAGATTCCTGGGCGCTGAAGCTGAGAGGTAAGGGCTTAGCATGCCTATCAGCAGCAGGAGCCATGCAGCTGGGTCTTGGGAGTGAGAGAGACCATAGGAGAGGCCTTGGAAGCCAGCCCAGCTTGAGACTGAAGGTAGGAATGCCACCACTGGGTTTGGAGGGAGAAGCCTCAGCCCACacacccctccctgtccccatcccCTGTGCCCTCCGCGGCCCTGCAGGCGCCCTAGTGGGATCCCGGAGAAGGACCTGCGCAGCACCCTGGTGCCCTACTTCCTGCAGCAGCGGGACGCCCTGCAGCGCCGTGTACAGAAGCAGGAGGCCGAGAACAGGCAGCTGGCAGATGCCGTCCTGGCCGGGCGCAGGCAGGTAGAGGAGCTGCAGCTGCAGGTTCAGGCCCGGCAGCAGGCCTGGCAGGTGAGTGTCCCGGCCCTGCCCACAGGCACATGCTGCCCGGGTTCTGACGCGGACCTCTCCGCGTCAGAGTCAGGGTTAACCCTCTGTAGCCAGGGAGGTTTTACCTCATGCGATACTGCCCAGTACCTTTAAAATGTGTACATTAGAATGACTTTAGTCCATCagcatatttgttttttttccttctttttttttctacgaAGGttgctctattttttcttttaaaaaaatatttatttatatagttcTTGggtggggggattaggtttatttatttacttttagaggaggtactgggattgaacccaggacc
This genomic interval carries:
- the PMF1 gene encoding polyamine-modulated factor 1 isoform X4 codes for the protein MPHRKDISSFLCGSFWNYRRFTDCYKRFYQLQPEMTQRIYDKFITQLQTSIRDEISEIKEEGNLEAVLNALDVIVEEGKDRREPAWRPSGIPEKDLRSTLVPYFLQQRDALQRRVQKQEAENRQLADAVLAGRRQVEELQLQVQARQQAWQALHSRHAGGVTKALGLLLSPGAGSTAQSHVSGTLRAALLSPQARSCAAIAVPSP
- the PMF1 gene encoding polyamine-modulated factor 1 isoform X1 — encoded protein: MAEAGSVNVGRGREEKEPEGLSQESAPTGTTISRVKLFDTMVDTFLQKLVASGSYRRFTDCYKRFYQLQPEMTQRIYDKFITQLQTSIRDEISEIKEEGNLEAVLNALDVIVEEGKDRREPAWRPSGIPEKDLRSTLVPYFLQQRDALQRRVQKQEAENRQLADAVLAGRRQVEELQLQVQARQQAWQALHSRHAGGVTKALGLLLSPGAGSTAQSHVSGTLRAALLSPQARSCAAIAVPSP
- the PMF1 gene encoding polyamine-modulated factor 1 isoform X5 → MAEAGSVNVGRGREEKEPEGLSQESAPTGTTISRVKLFDTMVDTFLQKLVASGSYRRFTDCYKRFYQLQPEMTQRIYDKFITQLQTSIRDEISEIKEEGNLEAVLNALDVIVEEGKDRREPAWRPSGIPEKDLRSTLVPYFLQQRDALQRRVQKQEAENRQLADAVLAGRRQVEELQLQVQARQQAWQSALSC
- the PMF1 gene encoding polyamine-modulated factor 1 isoform X3 encodes the protein MAEAGSVNVGRGREEKEPEGLSQESAPTGTTISRVKLFDTMVDTFLQKLVASGSYRRFTDCYKRFYQLQPEMTQRIYDKFITQLQTSIRDEISEIKEEGNLEAVLNALDVIVEEGKDRREPAWRPSGIPEKDLRSTLVPYFLQQRDALQRRVQKQEAENRQLADAVLAGRRQVEELQLQVQARQQAWQALHREQKELVAVLREPE
- the PMF1 gene encoding polyamine-modulated factor 1 isoform X2 → MAEAGSVNVGRGREEKEPEGLSQESAPTGTTISRVKLFDTMVDTFLQKLVASGSYRRFTDCYKRFYQLQPEMTQRIYDKFITQLQTSIRDEISEIKEEGNLEAVLNALDVIVEEGKDRREPAWRPSGIPEKDLRSTLVPYFLQQRDALQRRVQKQEAENRQLADAVLAGRRQVEELQLQVQARQQAWQGPAQAAAAPTTTSFGVWPTELGRMTPK
- the PMF1 gene encoding polyamine-modulated factor 1 isoform X6; its protein translation is MTQRIYDKFITQLQTSIRDEISEIKEEGNLEAVLNALDVIVEEGKDRREPAWRPSGIPEKDLRSTLVPYFLQQRDALQRRVQKQEAENRQLADAVLAGRRQVEELQLQVQARQQAWQALHSRHAGGVTKALGLLLSPGAGSTAQSHVSGTLRAALLSPQARSCAAIAVPSP